The following coding sequences lie in one Clupea harengus chromosome 23, Ch_v2.0.2, whole genome shotgun sequence genomic window:
- the LOC105910521 gene encoding histone H1.0-B, with amino-acid sequence MAETAAAPAQKPKKTKAPKKAASHPKYSEMIKAAILADKSRGGASRQSIAKYIKNHYKVGDNADSQIKLALKRLVGTGLLRQTKGIGASGSFKLAKAEDSKKPAKPKVVVKAKKPVKAAVKPKKAPKPKKVVKSPAKAKKSKPAEKKVKKAEKKKAPVKPKKVAKKAKVVKPAKASKPKKVKTAKPKAKTAAKKTAKKK; translated from the coding sequence ATGGCAGAGACAGCAGCCGCACCGGCACAGAAACCCAAAAAGACGAAAGCCCCCAAGAAGGCTGCGTCGCACCCCAAATACTCCGAGATGATCAAAGCTGCGATCCTGGCTGACAAGAGTCGTGGAGGAGCGTCCCGGCAGTCCATTGCCAAGTATATCAAGAACCACTACAAAGTGGGCGACAACGCGGACTCTCAGATCAAACTGGCCCTGAAAAGGCTGGTGGGTACTGGACTTCTTCGACAGACCAAGGGCATTGGTGCCTCCGGCTCCTTCAAACTGGCCAAAGCAGAGGACTCTAAGAAACCAGCCAAGCCCAAAGTGGTCGTAAAAGCCAAGAAGCCTGTCAAAGCCGCGGTCAAGCCCAAGAAAGCTCCCAAGCCCAAGAAGGTGGTCAAGTCCCCTGCCAAGGCGAAAAAGAGTAAACCGGCTGAGAAGAAAGTGAAGAAAGCTGAGAAGAAGAAAGCGCCCGTTAAACCCAAAAAAGTGGCGAAGAAGGCGAAGGTGGTCAAACCTGCCAAGGCGAGTAAGCCCAAAAAAGTGAAAACGGCGAAACCCAAAGCGAAGACAGCAGCAAAGAAAACAGCAAAGAAGAAGTGA
- the wdr24 gene encoding GATOR complex protein WDR24: MLLSGSQDGFMKCFDLRKKESVSTFSGQSESVRDVQFSMKDYFTFAASFENGNVQLWDIRRPDRYERMFTAHTGPVFCCDWHPDDRGWLATGGRDKMVKVWDMTTNRAKEVYCVQTIASVARVKWRPERKYHLATCSMMVDHNIYVWDVRRPYIPFATFEEHKDVTTGIVWRHQHDPQVLLSGSKDSTLYQHAFKDASRPVDRANPEGLCFGLLGDLAFAAKESLMGGEAGRKPGYPGGDRRYPIFFFKKPDVTEQFAQVSSVLSVFEAPAAGGGGGGGGGGVGAGSRMDWFVDTARLYLLSGKPFADLCDHNAKVAKQLNRPQVSTTWTMLRIMFSEPANISSSTNHLMSKLGTLPPLLNSFSMKELSSGLNERNKESRQDNIHSLETNINNNDVENEETEGSEGQAEYVFGDAELDDDDLYSMEHDNQTEEPEYTLPQEAFPLRHEIMEQPSAPELLEKAESPHVSGSEAESICLTSSESISLISVSQLLFPPHLPPTFFGPVVKEMLAYYAEQGDVQMAVSVLIVLGDRIRKDIDELTQEHWYMSYIDLLQRFELWNVSNEVIKLSTCPAIGCLNQTSTTLHINCSNCKRPMNNRGWICDRCRQCASVCAVCHHVVRGLFVWCQGCGHGGHLEHMGSWLRDNTHCPTGCGHLCEYT, from the exons ATGCTGCTGTCCGGCTCGCAGGACGGgttcatgaagtgcttcgaccTGCGCAAGAAGGAGTCCGTCAGCACCTTCTCAG gtcagTCGGAGAGCGTGCGTGACGTTCAGTTCAGCATGAAGGACTATTTCACGTTTGCGGCGTCGTTTGAGAACGGTAACGTGCAGCTGTGGGACATCCGCCGACCCGACCGCTACGAGCGCATGTTCACCGCCCACACGGGCCCCGTCTTCTGCTGCGACTGGCACCCGGACGACAG GGGCTGGCTGGCCACAGGAGGGCGGGACAAGATGGTGAAGGTGTGGGACATGACCACCAACCGTGCCAAGGAGGTGTACTGCGTGCAGACCATCGCCTCGGTGGCGCGGGTGAAGTGGCGGCCCGAGAGGAAGTACCACCTGGCCACCTGCTCCATGATGGTGGACCACAACATCTACGTGTGGGACGTGCGCCGGCCCTACATCCCCTTCGCCACCTTCGAGGAGCACAAGGACGTTACCACGGGGATCGTGTGGAGGCACCAGCACGACCCACAg GTCCTGTTGTCTGGCTCAAAGGACAGCACCCTCTACCAGCACGCCTTTAAAGACGCCAGCCGCCCCGTGGACCGTGCCAACCCCGAGGGCCTGTGCTTCGGCCTGCTGGGCGACCTGGCCTTCGCCGCCAAGGAGAGCCTGATGGGGGGCGAGGCGGGCCGCAAGCCGGGCTACCCCGGCGGAGACCGCCGCTACCCCATCTTCTTCTTCAAGAAGCCCGACGTCACGGAGCAGTTCGCCCAGGTGTCCAGTGTCCTGAGTGTCTTCGAGGCGCCCGCagcgggagggggagggggagggggaggtggaggtgtcgGGGCGGGGAGCCGCATGGATTGGTTCGTGGATACAGCGCGGCTTTACCTGTTGAGTGGAAAGCCCTTCGCCGATCTTTGTGACCACAACGCCAAGGTGGCCAAGCAGCTCAACcgcccacag gtctccaCTACATGGACCATGCTGAGGATCATGTTCTCAGAGCCAGCCAACATCAGCAGCTCGACCAATCACCTTATGAGCAAACTGGGCACCCTGCCACCCCTCCTCAATAG TTTCAGCATGAAGGAGTTGAGCTCCGGCCTCAACGAGAGGAACAAGGAGAGCAGACAAGACAACATCCACAGCCTGGAGaccaacatcaacaacaacgatG tggagaATGAGGAGACGGAGGGCAGTGAGGGTCAGGCTGAGTATGTGTTTGGAGACGCAGAGCTGGACGATGATGACCTCTACTCCATGGAACATGACAACCAGACCG AGGAGCCAGAGTACACCCTCCCCCAGGAGGCCTTCCCCCTGCGTCATGAGATCATGGAGCAGCCGTCGGCCCccgagctgctggagaaggccGAGTCCCCGCACGTGAGCGGCAGCGAGGCCGAGAGCATCTGCCTCACGTCCTCCGAGTCCATCAGCCTCATCTCCGTCTCGCAGCTGCTCTTCCCGCCGCACCTGCCCCCCACCTTCTTCGGCCCCGTCGTCAAGGAGATGCTGGCCTACTACGCCGAGCAGGGCGACGTGCAGATGGCCGTCTCCGTGCTCATCGTCCTCGGCGACCGCATCCGCAAGGACATCGACGAACTCACGCAG gagcaCTGGTACATGTCCTACATTGACCTACTGCAGCGCTTCGAGCTGTGGAACGTATCCAACGAGGTGATTAAGCTGAGCACGTGCCCGGCCATCGGCTGCCTCAACCAGACCTCCACCACGCTGCACATTAACTGCAGCAACTGCAAGCGCCCAATGAACAACCGGGGCTGGATCTGTGACAG GTGCCGccagtgtgcaagtgtgtgtgcggtgtgccACCATGTGGTGCGGggcctgtttgtgtggtgcCAGGGCTGTGGGCACGGAGGGCACCTGGAGCACATGGGGAGCTGGCTGCGTGATaacacacactgccccacaGGCTGCGGACACCTGTGTGAAtatacctaa